One Chloroflexota bacterium genomic window carries:
- a CDS encoding O-methyltransferase, with translation MECRLISSQLHDYLDALVPARPVEMQAMERYAAETDFPIIGPAAGYLCYQIARMIRAQRVFEMGSGFGYSTAWFAQAVKENGGGQVHHVVWDEELSQRARRHLAVLGLQAIVQYHVGEAVQKLETMSDSFDLIFNDIDKHAYPTALPIIAEKLRPGGVLIIDNMIWYGRIFDAKDNSPDTQGVREFTRQITTDPGWIASLVPIRDGMIVAYKK, from the coding sequence ATGGAGTGCAGGTTGATTTCATCTCAATTACATGACTATCTGGATGCGCTAGTTCCAGCGCGCCCAGTTGAAATGCAAGCGATGGAGCGATACGCGGCAGAAACCGATTTCCCAATCATTGGTCCCGCGGCAGGATACCTTTGTTATCAAATTGCGCGGATGATTCGCGCGCAACGTGTTTTTGAAATGGGTTCTGGTTTTGGATACTCGACGGCTTGGTTCGCGCAAGCGGTCAAGGAAAATGGCGGCGGTCAAGTGCACCATGTCGTGTGGGATGAAGAACTATCGCAACGTGCGAGGCGCCATTTGGCGGTGCTGGGCTTGCAAGCCATTGTGCAATACCATGTTGGCGAGGCGGTGCAAAAACTTGAGACCATGTCGGATTCGTTCGATTTGATTTTCAATGACATTGACAAACATGCTTATCCAACTGCATTGCCGATCATTGCTGAGAAATTGAGACCCGGTGGTGTGCTTATTATTGACAACATGATTTGGTATGGTCGAATCTTTGATGCCAAAGATAACTCGCCGGACACGCAAGGTGTTCGTGAATTCACGCGCCAGATTACGACTGACCCAGGATGGATTGCATCGCTCGTGCCGATCCGTGATGGTATGATTGTCGCGTACAAAAAATGA
- a CDS encoding Uma2 family endonuclease — translation MINPRHRLFTPEEYLLLEEKSDQRSEYCDGEIFAMSGGSVNHNQITFNVAKSFDWFLSSKPCRVFSTDVRLRVQKSGLYTYPDVTVICGKIEFVPGRDDTVLNPIVLVEVWSDSTKEYDRGAKFAMYRHIPSLKEYVMIDQTKPYIEHFHRDGNFWVLETLEQMDAILNLPSLEIQIPLMTIYEKVEWQGEKSDSFG, via the coding sequence ATGATTAATCCGCGTCACCGATTGTTCACACCCGAAGAGTATTTGTTGTTAGAAGAAAAATCCGATCAGCGGAGTGAGTACTGCGATGGTGAAATTTTTGCTATGTCGGGCGGGTCGGTCAATCACAATCAAATCACCTTCAATGTTGCCAAGTCGTTTGATTGGTTTTTGTCTTCCAAACCCTGCCGGGTGTTTAGCACGGATGTCCGTTTGCGTGTTCAGAAGAGCGGTTTGTACACCTATCCCGATGTGACGGTGATCTGTGGAAAAATCGAATTTGTGCCGGGACGCGATGATACGGTTCTCAATCCGATTGTGCTGGTCGAAGTGTGGTCGGATTCGACCAAAGAGTACGATCGCGGCGCGAAATTTGCCATGTATCGCCACATTCCCAGTTTGAAAGAATATGTGATGATTGATCAGACGAAACCGTACATCGAACATTTTCATCGTGATGGAAATTTCTGGGTTCTGGAAACGTTGGAACAAATGGACGCGATCTTGAACCTGCCTTCGTTGGAAATCCAGATTCCGTTGATGACCATCTACGAAAAGGTCGAGTGGCAGGGCGAGAAAAGCGACAGTTTCGGATAA
- a CDS encoding radical SAM protein, giving the protein MRILLVSPESKVWNSRAHIHNGLGYLAGSLLANGYSDVTLHDGAVEDDSVAQVLDRARAENRPYDVVGVSAPTVLINEAWKVASETQARGAVSILGGPHLTLQPDESMQHPEVDLVVRGEAESTLVEILRVLETTAQGGSRSAINDSRLRNILGLSWRDATGNVMHNLDRPLPLDLDSIPTPAYHLFKIERYTNLNPLTDGLDPNARAYTIVTSRGCPYKCTYCSKPITGDTWRARSVENVMREWRMLVKDLRATEIGVTDDIWNLDLKRAKELCRAIIAEGLNTVPWVTVHGMKVNHTDLELFKLMRQAGCKRVGFGVESGDEFILKRVVKKSQTFDQVRAAFKHAKAAGLQTMGFFIFGMPHETEETMEKTIQLALELDPDLANFMIAAPYPGTELWKLVEKEGILFSHNWDDYAIHADKAHFQVGDLTAEVVERKWHEAYRRFYFRPSRLARRLLMRDTWMNAPERVKDALRFFRGARANAQAH; this is encoded by the coding sequence ATGCGTATTCTGCTCGTTTCTCCCGAATCCAAAGTGTGGAACTCGCGCGCCCATATTCATAACGGCTTGGGCTATCTTGCCGGTTCGCTTCTGGCGAACGGCTATTCCGATGTGACCTTGCACGATGGCGCGGTCGAGGACGACTCGGTCGCGCAAGTGTTGGATCGTGCGCGCGCGGAGAATCGTCCGTACGATGTCGTCGGCGTGTCCGCGCCGACGGTGCTCATCAACGAAGCGTGGAAGGTCGCATCTGAGACGCAAGCGCGCGGCGCGGTTTCGATTCTCGGCGGACCGCATCTCACGCTTCAGCCGGACGAATCCATGCAACATCCCGAAGTGGATCTGGTCGTGCGCGGCGAAGCGGAAAGTACGCTCGTCGAAATTCTGCGCGTGCTCGAAACGACCGCGCAGGGCGGTTCGCGGTCGGCAATCAACGATTCACGATTGCGAAACATTCTCGGCTTGTCCTGGCGCGATGCGACGGGAAACGTGATGCACAACCTGGATCGCCCGCTGCCACTCGATCTCGACAGCATCCCGACGCCGGCGTATCACCTGTTCAAGATCGAACGCTACACCAACTTGAATCCGCTCACCGATGGACTCGATCCGAATGCGCGCGCGTATACGATTGTTACCTCGCGCGGCTGTCCGTACAAATGCACGTATTGCTCCAAGCCGATCACCGGCGACACGTGGCGCGCGCGTTCCGTCGAAAATGTGATGCGCGAATGGCGGATGCTCGTCAAGGATTTGCGCGCGACCGAAATCGGCGTGACCGACGACATTTGGAATCTCGACTTGAAACGCGCGAAAGAATTGTGCCGCGCGATTATCGCGGAAGGGCTGAATACCGTACCCTGGGTGACGGTGCACGGGATGAAGGTGAATCACACCGATCTCGAATTGTTCAAGTTGATGCGGCAAGCCGGTTGCAAGCGCGTGGGCTTTGGCGTCGAAAGCGGTGACGAGTTTATTTTGAAACGCGTCGTCAAGAAATCGCAAACGTTCGATCAGGTGCGCGCCGCGTTCAAGCACGCCAAAGCGGCTGGGTTGCAAACGATGGGCTTTTTCATTTTCGGAATGCCGCACGAGACCGAAGAAACAATGGAAAAGACGATTCAACTCGCGCTCGAACTCGATCCCGACCTCGCGAACTTTATGATCGCCGCACCGTACCCGGGCACCGAGTTGTGGAAGTTGGTCGAGAAGGAAGGCATTCTCTTTTCGCACAACTGGGACGATTACGCAATTCACGCGGACAAGGCGCATTTCCAGGTTGGCGATCTTACCGCCGAGGTCGTCGAACGCAAGTGGCACGAAGCGTACCGGCGATTCTATTTTCGTCCATCGCGACTGGCGCGGCGCTTGTTGATGCGCGATACGTGGATGAACGCGCCAGAGCGCGTCAAGGATGCGTTGCGCTTTTTCCGCGGCGCACGCGCGAATGCGCAAGCGCATTGA
- a CDS encoding B12-binding domain-containing radical SAM protein, translating to MKRLWLDLGDLGVFVRPAGAHDRWQDHGLGLLRTVLKSNGVETDLVSTRALRTWDELPKIVANYDLLVMNVRSYTYPFAYQAAKIFKQVNPHGIVITGGMHATVAPDEMQTVHEFDHICQGPGENVIVDLLKDPRAFPRVVQGIGAKSMSDWLLMDRTLWPNPNLPDFPWPLEPECGWGPGPVATILTSRVCPWQCVFCNESSYIPNMGRKSVDQVIDELNYLDDKFGPLGSFVIHDSMFFQHPAWLREWIEKYPRRAHRRWSYWAAGRSDTVRQWPDLFEALVRETNWNIISIGFESGSDRVLKILNKECTAEDNYFASDLLNKIGDDVEARGYIPPKFWANIMLGIPGETPEDAFDTIRMLKRMKRVLPSISYYAPYPGSALGYQLIAEGKSRMSKENYHRYPDDEKVKGIDYKFYKQLLKGKFEREVNAELPQFLRGKSGVFEDALIKA from the coding sequence ATGAAACGACTGTGGCTCGACCTGGGTGACCTGGGTGTGTTCGTGCGACCCGCCGGCGCGCACGACCGCTGGCAGGATCACGGCTTGGGTCTGCTTCGAACGGTGTTGAAAAGCAATGGCGTCGAAACCGATTTGGTTTCGACGCGCGCATTGCGAACCTGGGATGAGTTGCCCAAGATAGTCGCGAACTATGATTTGCTCGTGATGAATGTCCGCAGTTACACGTACCCGTTCGCGTACCAAGCCGCGAAAATTTTCAAGCAAGTGAATCCGCACGGCATCGTCATCACCGGCGGAATGCACGCGACGGTTGCGCCGGATGAAATGCAAACGGTCCACGAGTTCGATCACATCTGCCAAGGTCCGGGCGAGAACGTCATCGTGGACTTGCTAAAAGACCCGCGCGCGTTTCCGCGCGTCGTGCAAGGCATCGGCGCGAAATCCATGTCGGACTGGCTCTTGATGGATCGCACCTTGTGGCCCAATCCGAATTTGCCGGATTTTCCCTGGCCCCTCGAACCGGAATGCGGCTGGGGTCCTGGTCCGGTCGCGACGATCCTGACGAGCCGCGTGTGTCCGTGGCAATGCGTGTTCTGCAACGAGTCGTCGTACATTCCGAACATGGGACGCAAATCGGTAGACCAGGTGATTGACGAACTGAACTATCTCGACGACAAGTTCGGTCCGCTCGGCTCGTTCGTGATTCACGATTCGATGTTCTTTCAGCATCCGGCGTGGTTGCGTGAATGGATCGAAAAATATCCGCGCCGGGCGCATCGGCGTTGGTCGTACTGGGCGGCGGGGCGTTCCGATACGGTGCGGCAATGGCCCGATTTGTTCGAGGCGCTCGTGCGCGAAACGAATTGGAATATCATCTCGATCGGTTTCGAGTCGGGCAGCGATCGCGTATTGAAAATCCTGAACAAGGAATGCACTGCGGAGGACAATTATTTCGCGAGTGATCTGTTGAACAAAATCGGCGACGATGTCGAAGCGCGCGGCTACATCCCGCCGAAATTCTGGGCGAACATCATGCTCGGTATTCCCGGCGAAACGCCGGAGGACGCGTTCGACACGATTCGGATGCTCAAGCGTATGAAGCGTGTGCTCCCTTCGATTTCGTACTATGCGCCGTATCCTGGGTCGGCGCTTGGCTATCAACTGATCGCCGAAGGCAAGAGCCGCATGTCGAAAGAAAACTATCATCGCTATCCCGACGATGAAAAAGTCAAGGGCATTGACTACAAGTTCTACAAGCAATTGCTCAAGGGCAAGTTCGAGCGCGAGGTGAACGCGGAACTGCCGCAATTCTTGCGCGGCAAATCCGGCGTGTTCGAGGACGCGCTGATTAAAGCGTAA
- a CDS encoding radical SAM protein, which yields MRVLLINPRFQLPIDTRTTPHLGLAYLAAVSERRGDEVRVFDMDVEEVKLTDFVRDYQPDIVGITSNTPQVKQGWFAAREIKSALDVTIVQGGPHVSALPEESASRPEIDVVARGEGEDTWINLCEVVERAKAGNPNFKTQDLHDPAQKLLDGVLGITYQTRDGKIRHMHERPAIADLDALPYPAYRYFKMERYTSLQPAMDAIEMGKSFSIMTSRGCPYRCTFCSQSVMAEKWRARSPESVVKEWKHLVVELGAQEIGILDDSANINRKRLHELCDLLIQEKLNHVPWILINGIRANLADEELLRHMKDAGLLRLAFGVETGDEDILESIDKRVTHDQIRAAFKNAKKVGLETVGFFIIGLPGDTEATMEKTIQFACELDPLVANFSMMTPYPGTKVWEQVHRNGGRMLVKDWQDYVFFEGKARFELGETTASAQEKKWKEAYRRFYYRPHRILMTFMRKSTWQNFPRVLRMAWHVAFPRKTKDDVKAMVEETQVAC from the coding sequence TTGCGCGTTCTACTGATAAATCCACGCTTTCAACTTCCGATTGATACTCGCACGACGCCGCACCTGGGTCTGGCGTATCTCGCCGCGGTCAGCGAGCGGCGCGGTGACGAGGTGCGCGTCTTTGATATGGACGTCGAAGAAGTCAAACTGACCGATTTCGTGCGCGACTATCAGCCCGACATCGTCGGCATTACGAGCAACACGCCGCAGGTCAAGCAGGGCTGGTTCGCTGCGCGCGAAATCAAATCGGCGCTCGACGTGACGATTGTGCAGGGCGGTCCGCACGTTTCCGCGTTGCCGGAAGAATCCGCGTCGCGTCCGGAAATTGACGTTGTTGCGCGCGGCGAAGGCGAAGATACCTGGATCAATTTGTGCGAGGTCGTCGAACGCGCCAAAGCCGGCAATCCGAATTTCAAAACGCAAGACCTGCACGACCCCGCGCAAAAATTGCTCGACGGCGTGCTCGGCATTACGTACCAAACACGCGACGGCAAAATTCGCCACATGCACGAACGTCCCGCGATTGCCGATCTCGACGCACTGCCGTATCCGGCGTACCGGTATTTCAAGATGGAGCGCTACACCTCACTGCAACCGGCGATGGATGCGATTGAAATGGGCAAGTCGTTCAGCATTATGACCTCGCGTGGCTGTCCGTATCGTTGCACGTTCTGCTCGCAAAGCGTGATGGCGGAAAAGTGGCGCGCGCGTTCGCCGGAGAGCGTCGTCAAAGAGTGGAAACATCTCGTCGTCGAATTGGGCGCCCAAGAAATCGGCATCCTCGACGATTCGGCGAACATCAATCGCAAACGCTTGCACGAGTTGTGCGATTTGCTCATCCAAGAAAAACTCAATCACGTGCCGTGGATCCTCATCAACGGTATTCGCGCGAATCTTGCGGACGAGGAATTGCTCAGGCACATGAAAGATGCCGGATTGTTGCGGCTCGCGTTCGGCGTCGAGACCGGCGACGAGGATATTCTCGAATCCATTGACAAGCGCGTGACGCACGATCAAATCCGCGCCGCGTTCAAGAACGCGAAAAAGGTCGGACTCGAAACGGTCGGCTTTTTCATCATCGGCTTGCCGGGCGACACCGAAGCAACGATGGAAAAGACGATTCAATTCGCGTGCGAACTCGATCCGCTCGTCGCGAATTTTTCGATGATGACGCCGTATCCAGGGACCAAGGTCTGGGAGCAGGTGCATCGCAACGGCGGACGAATGCTCGTCAAGGATTGGCAGGACTATGTTTTCTTTGAAGGCAAGGCGCGGTTTGAACTAGGCGAAACTACGGCGAGCGCGCAAGAGAAAAAGTGGAAAGAAGCGTACCGCCGATTCTATTATCGTCCGCATCGCATCTTGATGACATTCATGCGTAAATCCACGTGGCAGAATTTTCCGCGTGTGTTGCGAATGGCATGGCACGTCGCGTTCCCCAGAAAAACCAAAGACGACGTGAAAGCGATGGTCGAGGAGACTCAAGTTGCGTGTTAA
- a CDS encoding glycosyltransferase family 2 protein encodes MPRLTVLLPIYNEERELQACLDRVLASPVACEIIAVDDCSTDATPRLLERFNDPRLKVIHHAANCGKGGAIQTALQHATGDVCIIQDADTEYDPRDYARLLAPLERGEAQVVYGVRDLSTQPLIGHLGNAFLTAMTNLLLGTRLADMETCYKVVPTALLRALHLCSRGFEIEPEITAKLAKRRVAFGQVRIAYHPRRDKKLRRVRDGIKSLAALIRYRFAAA; translated from the coding sequence TTGCCTCGTCTCACTGTGCTCCTGCCGATCTACAACGAGGAACGCGAACTGCAAGCGTGTCTCGACCGCGTCCTCGCCTCGCCGGTGGCTTGCGAAATCATCGCGGTGGACGATTGCTCCACCGATGCGACGCCGCGCCTGCTTGAGCGTTTCAATGATCCGCGTCTCAAGGTGATTCATCACGCGGCGAATTGCGGCAAGGGCGGCGCGATTCAAACCGCCTTGCAGCACGCGACGGGCGATGTGTGCATCATTCAAGACGCCGACACGGAGTACGACCCGCGCGACTATGCGCGCTTGCTTGCGCCGCTCGAACGCGGCGAAGCGCAGGTGGTGTACGGCGTGCGCGATTTGAGCACACAACCGTTGATCGGTCATCTCGGCAACGCATTTCTCACGGCGATGACGAATCTATTGCTCGGCACGCGGCTTGCAGATATGGAAACGTGTTACAAGGTCGTGCCGACCGCGTTGCTGCGCGCGTTGCATTTATGCTCGCGCGGATTCGAGATCGAGCCAGAGATCACGGCGAAACTGGCGAAGCGGCGCGTCGCGTTCGGTCAAGTACGGATTGCGTATCATCCCCGGCGCGACAAGAAACTGCGCCGCGTGCGCGACGGCATCAAATCGCTCGCCGCGCTGATCCGCTACCGCTTTGCGGCGGCGTAG
- a CDS encoding B12-binding domain-containing radical SAM protein, which produces MDIQKIVLIWPGREGRLWGKAPGSPYTLMRLASLVPDGIPVEIWDEDLIALPMSRIDAHTLVGITSKTLTIERARDIALEARRRGARVVIGGTHATLIPDEVVQWADVTAVGEGYHTWPQIIGDALKDRLQKLYVDETWANLAGVAPITDRVLKMVDEHRNYWTPYMEITRGCPRDCTFCTAIRVSGKVMRHRPIDEIVDEIARRRIKRFFLTDDNFGLNFRTSPDYITQLFDALAKLDLNGWTAQAEMMVGNFPELLAQARRAHLDKFFIGFESINAGNRRDLGGKSKGNVAEYKRVIETVHAHGIGVVGLFVLGLDGDTPDVFENTWNFVRESGLDAVSFTIMTPYPGTELRREYIEQDRLLSNEPWSKYDTAHVVFRPKQMTVEQLRRGYDWICRRAYAPLSIATRGFRALRRHPVHQYQRRAFSSFSTDVGYRQTVSYRDREPDFKWRTPARLNLTTPTFTD; this is translated from the coding sequence ATGGACATACAGAAAATTGTGCTCATCTGGCCCGGACGCGAAGGTCGCTTGTGGGGCAAAGCGCCCGGCTCGCCCTATACGTTGATGCGTCTCGCGAGTTTGGTGCCCGACGGAATCCCGGTTGAAATCTGGGATGAAGATTTGATCGCGCTGCCGATGTCGCGCATTGACGCACACACCCTGGTCGGCATCACGAGCAAAACGTTGACGATTGAGCGCGCGCGCGACATTGCACTTGAGGCGCGGCGGCGCGGCGCGCGCGTCGTGATCGGCGGCACACACGCGACGTTGATCCCGGACGAAGTTGTGCAATGGGCGGACGTGACGGCGGTCGGCGAGGGCTATCACACGTGGCCCCAAATCATCGGTGACGCGCTGAAGGATCGTCTCCAAAAACTGTACGTGGACGAAACCTGGGCAAACCTTGCCGGCGTCGCGCCGATTACCGACCGCGTGCTCAAGATGGTGGACGAACATCGCAACTATTGGACGCCGTACATGGAAATCACGCGCGGCTGTCCGCGCGATTGTACATTCTGCACGGCAATTCGCGTGAGCGGCAAGGTGATGCGCCATCGTCCGATTGATGAAATCGTGGATGAAATCGCGCGGCGGCGGATCAAACGCTTTTTCCTGACCGACGATAATTTCGGTTTGAATTTTCGGACCAGCCCTGACTATATCACGCAGTTGTTCGACGCGCTCGCGAAATTGGATTTGAACGGCTGGACGGCGCAAGCCGAAATGATGGTCGGCAATTTTCCGGAATTACTCGCGCAGGCGCGCCGCGCCCATCTCGATAAATTCTTCATCGGCTTCGAGTCCATCAATGCGGGCAATCGCCGCGACCTGGGCGGCAAGAGCAAAGGCAACGTCGCGGAGTACAAGCGCGTAATCGAAACCGTGCACGCGCACGGGATCGGCGTCGTCGGTCTATTCGTCCTGGGTCTCGACGGGGACACGCCGGACGTATTCGAGAATACCTGGAACTTTGTGCGCGAGAGCGGACTCGACGCGGTGAGTTTCACGATTATGACGCCGTACCCGGGAACGGAGTTGCGCCGCGAGTACATCGAGCAAGACCGCCTCTTGTCGAACGAACCGTGGAGCAAGTACGACACCGCGCACGTCGTCTTTCGTCCGAAGCAGATGACGGTGGAACAATTGCGACGCGGGTACGATTGGATTTGTCGCCGCGCGTACGCGCCGCTCTCGATTGCGACGCGCGGGTTCCGCGCGTTGCGGCGTCATCCAGTTCATCAGTATCAGCGCCGCGCGTTTTCCAGTTTCAGTACCGATGTCGGTTATCGGCAGACGGTCAGTTATCGCGACCGCGAGCCGGATTTCAAGTGGCGCACACCCGCGCGTTTGAACCTCACCACCCCAACTTTTACGGACTAG
- a CDS encoding metallophosphoesterase — protein sequence MPTLVHLSDLHFGPAYVPHLGELILSEIAMLKPDVVVVSGDFTMRGRHTEYAHARAYLDRMTTPTLTIPGNHDQPLFAPFERLVRPMARYEKYIHNGADAMLATRGWFIAGLNDNRPILPGGFWSRAQRAWLTREFANAPRAAVKVLATHHQLDWAGKWKPAGIWFPSRARDLLAHAGVELVLNGHTHIPNATQTLEGIVIARAGTATCNRLRHGNSNSYNFITFDDKEICVFVRRFDERADAFVSDRAFTFQRGRKF from the coding sequence ATGCCTACTCTCGTCCATCTCTCCGATCTCCATTTTGGTCCGGCGTATGTGCCGCATCTTGGCGAATTGATTCTCTCCGAGATTGCCATGCTCAAGCCGGATGTGGTCGTCGTTTCCGGCGATTTTACGATGCGGGGGCGGCACACGGAGTACGCGCACGCGCGCGCGTACCTCGACCGAATGACGACGCCGACCTTGACGATTCCTGGGAATCACGATCAACCGCTCTTTGCGCCGTTCGAACGATTGGTGCGCCCAATGGCGCGCTATGAAAAGTACATTCACAACGGCGCGGATGCAATGCTCGCGACGCGCGGCTGGTTTATCGCGGGGCTGAACGATAATCGTCCGATTCTGCCCGGCGGTTTTTGGTCGCGCGCGCAACGCGCGTGGTTGACGCGCGAATTCGCGAATGCGCCGCGCGCCGCAGTCAAAGTGCTCGCGACGCATCATCAACTCGACTGGGCGGGCAAGTGGAAACCGGCAGGGATCTGGTTCCCGTCGCGCGCGCGCGACTTGCTCGCACACGCCGGCGTCGAGTTGGTGTTGAACGGACACACCCACATTCCGAACGCAACTCAAACTCTGGAAGGCATCGTCATTGCGCGCGCCGGCACCGCGACATGTAATCGCCTGCGACACGGCAATTCGAATAGCTACAATTTCATCACGTTCGACGACAAAGAGATTTGCGTTTTTGTGCGACGATTCGACGAACGCGCGGATGCGTTTGTCAGTGACCGTGCGTTTACGTTTCAGCGAGGAAGGAAATTCTGA
- a CDS encoding aldehyde dehydrogenase family protein yields the protein MTEFNNFINGKWVPSHRGNTFESRNPANGELIGVLQKSDARDVNDAVDAASTAFEKWRKYPAPKRAELIYRVAEILRARKQEIGELLTREMGKVMPEALGDVQEAIDMALYIAGEGRRLNGLLVPSELPNKWAMATRDPLGVVAAITPWNFPIAIPAWKMFPALVCGNTVVWKPASDTPVLAARMIEIYEQAGFPPGVVNLVTGGGSVVGDALVAHPRVRLVTFTGSTDIGRTVSIQAAQHLKRVSLEMGGKNAIIVMDDADLDLAVEGILWSAFGTSGQRCTACSRVIAHRAIKQQLLDRLVPRTARLRLGDGLLATTDVGPVINRPAAEKIHAYTDIAKQEGAAVLVGGNIATQGELARGSFYQPTIFDNVTPTMRVAQEEIFGPSLAIIEAQSLDDAIAINNRTNFGLSTSIYTSNVNRAFEAMRDVTTGILYINAGTIGSEVQLPFGGTRGTGNGHREGGGPVVLDTFCEWKTIYVDYSGRLQRAQIDTDELVKKI from the coding sequence GTGACCGAGTTCAACAATTTTATCAATGGCAAATGGGTGCCCTCTCACCGCGGCAACACCTTCGAGAGCCGCAACCCGGCGAATGGGGAACTGATCGGCGTCTTACAAAAATCGGATGCGCGCGATGTGAACGATGCAGTGGACGCGGCGAGTACGGCATTCGAGAAATGGCGCAAGTACCCCGCGCCGAAACGCGCCGAGTTGATCTATCGCGTCGCGGAAATTTTGCGCGCGCGCAAACAAGAGATCGGCGAACTGCTCACGCGCGAGATGGGCAAGGTCATGCCCGAGGCGCTGGGTGATGTTCAAGAAGCGATTGACATGGCGCTGTACATAGCGGGCGAAGGTCGCCGCTTGAACGGTTTGCTCGTGCCGAGCGAACTGCCGAACAAGTGGGCGATGGCAACCCGTGATCCGCTCGGCGTCGTCGCCGCGATCACACCCTGGAATTTTCCGATCGCGATCCCAGCATGGAAAATGTTTCCCGCGCTCGTTTGCGGCAACACGGTCGTGTGGAAACCGGCGAGCGATACGCCGGTGCTCGCCGCGCGCATGATCGAGATTTACGAACAAGCGGGCTTTCCGCCGGGCGTCGTCAACTTGGTGACGGGTGGCGGCAGCGTTGTCGGCGACGCGCTCGTCGCGCATCCCAGGGTGCGCCTCGTCACCTTTACCGGCTCGACCGACATCGGACGCACGGTTTCGATCCAAGCCGCGCAACATTTGAAACGCGTGTCGTTGGAGATGGGCGGCAAGAACGCGATCATCGTGATGGACGACGCCGATCTCGATCTCGCCGTCGAAGGAATTTTGTGGAGCGCGTTCGGCACGAGCGGACAACGGTGTACCGCGTGCAGTCGCGTCATTGCACATCGCGCGATCAAACAGCAACTGCTCGATCGGCTTGTGCCGCGTACCGCGCGTTTGCGGCTTGGCGATGGTTTGCTCGCGACGACGGATGTCGGTCCGGTCATCAATCGTCCCGCCGCCGAAAAAATTCACGCGTACACCGATATCGCGAAACAGGAAGGCGCGGCAGTGTTGGTTGGCGGCAACATCGCAACCCAGGGTGAACTTGCGCGCGGTTCGTTTTACCAGCCGACGATTTTCGACAATGTGACGCCGACGATGCGCGTCGCGCAAGAAGAAATTTTCGGACCGTCGCTCGCGATCATCGAAGCGCAATCGCTCGACGATGCCATCGCCATCAACAATCGCACAAACTTTGGTCTCTCGACCTCCATCTACACGTCGAACGTGAATCGCGCGTTCGAAGCGATGCGTGATGTGACGACCGGCATTCTCTACATCAACGCCGGGACGATTGGCTCCGAAGTGCAATTGCCTTTCGGCGGCACGCGCGGCACCGGCAATGGTCATCGCGAAGGCGGAGGTCCGGTCGTACTTGACACATTTTGCGAATGGAAGACAATCTACGTGGATTACAGCGGGCGCTTGCAACGCGCGCAGATTGATACTGATGAGTTAGTCAAGAAAATCTAG
- a CDS encoding PIG-L family deacetylase, which translates to MARALADLTLREHTLTGEKLSLLAVFAHPEDESFGPAGTLAKYASEGVQVSLVTTTRKNLHHGKTAPVAPLDALKHAREARDRLCSCRTTGIRRACYFDILPGDLDKIDESVIEDQLVRLVRELQPQVIVTFGPDGLSGDKEHQLISRVTTAAFRSAGNPDKFPHHFREGLGTYSPQKLYYCVLPASVVSQWGAQGLFSVPDETITTTLDVSAFTGSVTKALYCQRSEATDFIRWLTKERQVHWNMEYYLLVESRLNKKPRREKDLFAGLR; encoded by the coding sequence ATGGCTCGCGCATTAGCAGATTTGACGTTACGCGAACACACGTTGACAGGCGAGAAACTTTCTCTGCTCGCCGTCTTCGCGCACCCGGAAGACGAATCGTTTGGTCCGGCTGGCACACTGGCGAAATACGCGAGCGAAGGCGTCCAGGTTTCGCTCGTCACGACGACGCGCAAAAATCTGCATCACGGCAAAACCGCGCCGGTCGCGCCGCTCGACGCGCTGAAACACGCGCGCGAGGCGCGTGATCGGTTGTGCTCGTGCCGCACGACCGGCATTCGGCGCGCGTGCTACTTTGACATTCTGCCGGGCGATCTCGACAAAATTGACGAGTCGGTGATCGAAGATCAACTCGTGCGATTGGTGCGTGAACTGCAACCCCAGGTCATCGTCACATTCGGTCCCGATGGTTTGTCCGGCGACAAAGAACATCAACTCATCAGCCGCGTGACCACCGCCGCATTTCGCTCGGCGGGCAATCCCGACAAGTTTCCGCATCACTTTCGCGAAGGGCTGGGCACGTACTCGCCGCAAAAATTGTACTATTGCGTTTTGCCGGCGAGTGTCGTGAGCCAGTGGGGCGCGCAGGGATTGTTCTCGGTGCCTGACGAAACGATTACGACGACGCTTGACGTTTCGGCATTCACCGGCTCGGTGACCAAGGCGCTCTATTGTCAACGGAGTGAAGCCACCGATTTCATTCGCTGGCTGACCAAGGAACGCCAGGTGCATTGGAACATGGAATACTACTTGCTCGTCGAATCGCGGCTGAACAAAAAGCCGCGGCGCGAAAAAGATTTGTTTGCGGGACTGCGTTAG